In Opitutaceae bacterium TAV5, one genomic interval encodes:
- a CDS encoding ATP-dependent OLD family endonuclease, which yields MSASATPSKPTTLKRLTIERFRGIKSLTWDPVPGVNFVLGGGDAGKTTILEAIALLLSPNASYSISDTDYWERDVEKEFLIEGILSLSDGIPVSHQKQMNWPWHWDGKDIVPAAVEGATGGEPVYRFRVRGTADLELAYEVVQPDNETNSLPATLRRAIGLVRLSGEDRNDRDLRLVQGSALDRMLDDKGFRARAARELADDPVDELLAENAKKALGQLNTAFKGNALPEPLGLGITGGAGMSLNALIGLTAPKGSTSLPLVSWGAGTRRLASLTIAGALHDRSPITLVDELERGLECYRQRKLVRALKDATSQVFVTTHSAAALEAAEGCAFWYLDAGGNIGPLAGAALQRQLLKDPEAFLSRFTVVAEGATEVGFVAALLKRTIDVPLADHGIHITDAGSNEGALDLLQALGKAGLAFGGMADNEGLHSGRWAETKKNLGDKLCRWEKGCLEEEIIACLDDTQIEAFIRDSEDQLTGVRLRTLADRLGLEDKSFAVISAKAGVDLRRVMVEACCGTVPDDKKGAEKSVKRSYQAHAQSWFKSRRGGYELADKVMVMKLWPQLKPVILPFLNAIRTSSGLSAIEDLTA from the coding sequence ATGAGCGCCTCGGCTACCCCCTCAAAACCTACGACTCTCAAACGTTTGACCATAGAGCGGTTCCGTGGCATCAAGTCGTTGACGTGGGATCCGGTGCCGGGCGTTAATTTCGTCCTCGGTGGAGGCGATGCAGGCAAGACAACCATTCTCGAAGCTATCGCGCTCCTGCTCAGCCCCAACGCGAGCTATTCGATCAGCGACACCGACTATTGGGAGCGTGATGTCGAGAAGGAGTTTTTGATCGAGGGTATTCTCTCACTCTCAGATGGGATTCCGGTCAGCCATCAGAAACAGATGAATTGGCCTTGGCATTGGGACGGCAAGGACATCGTGCCGGCGGCTGTCGAAGGCGCCACCGGTGGCGAACCTGTCTACCGGTTCCGCGTGCGGGGCACCGCCGATCTCGAACTCGCTTATGAGGTGGTTCAACCCGACAACGAGACCAATTCGCTGCCGGCTACGCTCCGGCGTGCCATTGGCTTGGTGCGGCTTTCCGGCGAAGACCGCAACGATCGTGATCTTCGCTTGGTGCAAGGTTCCGCACTCGACCGAATGCTCGATGACAAGGGATTTCGGGCGCGAGCGGCGCGCGAACTCGCGGACGATCCCGTGGACGAACTGCTCGCCGAAAATGCCAAAAAGGCGCTCGGGCAATTGAACACCGCATTCAAAGGAAATGCCCTGCCGGAACCGCTGGGCCTTGGTATCACCGGCGGAGCCGGCATGTCGTTAAACGCTTTGATCGGGCTCACCGCGCCGAAAGGAAGCACGTCACTGCCGCTTGTCAGCTGGGGTGCCGGAACGCGTCGGCTGGCATCGCTTACTATCGCCGGGGCATTGCATGATCGTTCGCCCATCACATTGGTGGATGAATTGGAACGCGGATTGGAATGCTATCGTCAGCGTAAGTTGGTCCGTGCGTTGAAGGACGCGACATCTCAGGTTTTTGTAACCACCCATAGCGCGGCGGCCTTGGAGGCAGCCGAAGGTTGCGCGTTTTGGTATCTCGATGCTGGCGGAAACATCGGGCCGCTCGCCGGTGCGGCGCTCCAGCGGCAGTTGCTCAAGGATCCGGAGGCTTTTTTGTCCCGTTTCACCGTGGTCGCGGAAGGTGCGACGGAGGTTGGATTCGTGGCCGCTTTGCTCAAGAGAACAATCGACGTTCCGCTTGCTGACCACGGCATCCATATCACCGATGCTGGCAGCAACGAGGGGGCGCTCGACCTTCTCCAAGCATTGGGCAAGGCAGGGCTAGCCTTTGGCGGAATGGCCGACAACGAGGGCTTGCATTCCGGCCGGTGGGCCGAAACCAAAAAGAACCTCGGCGACAAACTCTGCCGATGGGAAAAGGGCTGTTTGGAAGAGGAGATTATTGCCTGCCTCGATGATACCCAGATCGAGGCATTTATCCGTGACTCCGAGGACCAGTTGACGGGTGTCCGGTTGCGCACGCTCGCTGATCGGCTCGGATTAGAGGACAAGAGTTTTGCCGTGATTTCGGCGAAGGCGGGAGTGGATCTGCGCAGAGTGATGGTCGAGGCCTGCTGCGGAACTGTCCCGGATGATAAGAAGGGGGCGGAAAAGTCCGTTAAGCGATCCTATCAGGCGCACGCGCAATCGTGGTTTAAGTCCCGTCGAGGCGGTTACGAACTGGCTGACAAGGTCATGGTGATGAAATTGTGGCCGCAGCTGAAGCCCGTGATTTTGCCGTTCCTCAATGCGATCCGCACAAGCTCAGGGTTGTCGGCGATCGAGGATTTGACGGCATGA
- a CDS encoding ATP-dependent DNA helicase, translating to MSEKSAADALRSDACLVVVEAPAGCGKTYQAATFAGACAAGLRPGRMLILTHTHAACDVIAKRLSGTQDAEIRTIDSLIVEIGTAYHRAIDLPADVSAWARQSDDGYDQVAQRVDQLVGRAPQIAAALVRRYPVVLCDEHQDSSAHQHGLVMKLRDAGARLRIFGDPMQSIYGKKDEFTAAQAQWKALCAEAQAAERLDVGRRWEKAAPQLGEWIQHAREMLRADRPIDLRGKLPAGLTVFRADNYASGYGNYRLDGKERVPIDKFLDPEGALLVLAPQNRTVGCLRGVFNRRLPIWEGHTRGALDVLVRTVTAHAGKPAEVAAAVLAFLDRVAVGFSASAFGNPFAEEVRTGASKPRRGKPAFIQELARMVLADPTHNGVATMLHRVEELAAEEAAFSGIKIDHQREYREAIQLGGFPDMAQGHAELTRRRSAMRPAPPRKAISTVHKAKGLECDRVLVLPCDKAHFADKPQHRCLLYVALSRPVRQLALVLPTHEVSPLFVI from the coding sequence ATGAGTGAAAAGAGCGCCGCAGACGCACTTCGCTCGGACGCATGTCTCGTCGTCGTGGAAGCGCCGGCCGGATGTGGCAAGACTTACCAAGCGGCGACCTTTGCCGGCGCCTGCGCGGCCGGGCTGCGGCCGGGCCGGATGCTTATTTTAACTCACACCCATGCCGCCTGCGATGTCATCGCCAAGCGGCTCTCGGGCACACAGGACGCGGAGATCCGCACCATTGACAGCCTCATCGTGGAGATCGGCACTGCCTATCATCGTGCAATTGATCTCCCGGCGGATGTGAGTGCATGGGCGCGGCAATCGGATGATGGTTACGATCAAGTGGCGCAGCGGGTGGATCAATTAGTCGGCCGGGCACCGCAAATTGCCGCTGCGTTGGTCCGGCGGTATCCCGTCGTCCTTTGTGACGAGCATCAGGATTCGAGCGCACATCAACATGGGTTGGTCATGAAGCTGCGGGACGCCGGTGCGCGTTTACGAATCTTCGGCGATCCGATGCAGAGCATTTACGGGAAAAAGGATGAATTCACCGCAGCGCAAGCACAGTGGAAGGCCCTTTGCGCGGAGGCTCAAGCCGCCGAGCGGCTCGATGTCGGGCGACGGTGGGAAAAAGCAGCACCTCAATTGGGTGAATGGATTCAGCATGCTCGCGAGATGTTGCGGGCAGATAGGCCCATCGACCTGCGCGGCAAGCTGCCGGCGGGACTCACGGTTTTTCGAGCGGACAATTACGCCTCGGGTTACGGAAATTATCGATTGGATGGAAAAGAGCGCGTGCCCATCGACAAATTCCTCGATCCGGAGGGCGCGCTCCTCGTGTTGGCTCCGCAAAACCGGACGGTCGGTTGCCTGCGTGGTGTCTTCAACCGCAGATTGCCGATTTGGGAGGGGCATACTCGTGGGGCTCTCGACGTTCTCGTTCGGACAGTGACGGCTCACGCGGGGAAGCCCGCAGAGGTGGCAGCGGCCGTGTTGGCATTTCTTGATCGTGTCGCCGTGGGTTTCTCCGCGAGCGCATTTGGCAATCCGTTCGCGGAGGAGGTGAGGACCGGGGCAAGCAAGCCTCGACGTGGCAAGCCTGCGTTCATACAGGAGCTCGCCCGCATGGTGCTTGCCGACCCCACACATAATGGGGTGGCTACCATGCTCCATCGCGTGGAGGAGCTTGCGGCGGAGGAGGCGGCATTTTCCGGTATCAAAATAGACCATCAGCGGGAATATCGCGAAGCGATTCAACTTGGCGGTTTCCCCGACATGGCGCAGGGCCATGCTGAACTTACGCGACGGCGCTCCGCCATGCGTCCCGCGCCACCTAGGAAGGCGATCAGCACGGTTCACAAGGCGAAGGGATTGGAGTGCGACCGTGTGCTGGTTTTACCGTGCGATAAGGCGCACTTCGCGGACAAGCCGCAGCATCGATGCCTGCTGTATGTCGCACTGAGCCGGCCCGTGCGTCAGCTTGCGCTGGTTCTGCCTACGCATGAGGTGTCGCCGCTTTTCGTGATTTGA
- a CDS encoding integrase yields the protein MKKSLENETTRQSQKSGQEVGKNSAAPTTTHGSLARLKQRIQRNTRKYYGADAAPQYLIRIQCRRHREWFELGADLDAAAKLAREIDQHLRLHGWDATRKKFKPAFESELCDLTVGGYIAIVAQHGQLHPMTLNGYAALFRRIAASIRGITLTGTDKYTGGRKPSKWRQMVDKILLNTITPERVVEWRDAYVARRPAGTEARVRVEHTANSFIRNARSLFAKRVLKRVLTKCPNLALPDPLPFAGVELLSERESDFFYISEVDAKQLIEDAFKELSGNQIIIFILAIGAGMRRNEIDKLPWSHVDLPSGTVTVAPTKYSRLKSDSSVGKIQLELRFAQKLREHASESRDEFVLASDVPPRLDAPQRHYRCKKDFTALCAWLKTKGITRFTNRIHTLRKEFGSHLAQRHGIFAASVGLRHSTIGLTRKYYVSSKIEPTSFFATETAMATPALDVAKLVELVQKAIEQGVIKIPTASAA from the coding sequence ATGAAAAAGTCGCTCGAAAACGAAACCACCCGGCAAAGTCAAAAAAGTGGGCAAGAAGTGGGCAAGAATTCCGCCGCCCCAACCACCACGCATGGCAGCCTCGCCCGCTTGAAACAGCGCATTCAGCGCAACACCCGGAAATACTATGGGGCCGATGCGGCGCCGCAATACCTCATCCGGATTCAATGCCGTCGGCACCGCGAATGGTTTGAGCTGGGGGCCGATCTCGACGCCGCCGCGAAACTGGCGCGTGAAATCGATCAACACCTCCGGTTGCATGGCTGGGATGCGACACGGAAAAAGTTCAAGCCGGCGTTTGAGTCGGAGCTCTGTGACCTGACGGTCGGCGGTTACATCGCAATCGTAGCCCAACACGGTCAGCTTCATCCCATGACGCTCAACGGTTATGCCGCGCTGTTCCGCCGGATCGCGGCGAGCATCCGCGGCATCACCCTGACCGGAACCGACAAATACACCGGTGGCCGAAAGCCGTCCAAGTGGCGCCAGATGGTTGACAAGATTTTGCTCAACACGATCACGCCCGAGCGGGTGGTGGAATGGCGCGACGCCTACGTGGCCCGTCGGCCGGCGGGGACCGAGGCTCGCGTGCGCGTCGAGCACACCGCGAACAGCTTCATTCGCAACGCACGTTCGCTCTTCGCCAAACGAGTGCTCAAGCGGGTGCTCACGAAATGCCCAAATCTCGCCTTGCCTGACCCGCTGCCGTTTGCAGGTGTCGAGCTTCTGTCGGAGCGGGAGTCGGATTTTTTCTACATCTCGGAGGTGGATGCCAAGCAACTGATCGAGGACGCCTTCAAGGAGCTCTCGGGAAATCAGATCATCATCTTCATTCTCGCGATTGGAGCCGGGATGCGGCGCAACGAAATCGACAAGCTGCCGTGGTCGCATGTGGACCTGCCTTCGGGAACGGTGACGGTGGCGCCGACCAAATACAGCCGGCTGAAAAGCGATTCCTCGGTCGGCAAGATTCAACTGGAACTGCGTTTCGCCCAAAAGCTGCGCGAGCATGCATCCGAAAGTCGTGATGAGTTCGTCCTGGCGTCCGATGTTCCTCCACGGCTGGATGCGCCTCAGCGCCATTACCGTTGCAAGAAAGACTTCACGGCGCTTTGTGCATGGTTGAAGACGAAGGGCATCACACGCTTCACAAACCGCATTCACACGCTGCGAAAGGAATTTGGTTCCCATTTGGCGCAACGGCACGGCATTTTCGCAGCAAGCGTCGGCTTGCGACACTCGACCATCGGCCTCACTCGGAAATACTATGTTTCGAGCAAGATTGAGCCCACATCTTTCTTCGCAACCGAGACTGCTATGGCCACGCCAGCGCTGGATGTGGCCAAGCTTGTCGAACTAGTGCAAAAGGCGATTGAACAAGGGGTGATCAAAATTCCGACAGCGTCAGCGGCCTAA